A stretch of the Pseudalkalibacillus hwajinpoensis genome encodes the following:
- a CDS encoding GNAT family N-acetyltransferase, whose amino-acid sequence MKIRQISPDDAEAFVKLIKGVESDSPFMLFEDGERKTTIAEQRERIEKMESDRHSRIFVAENAGELIGYLIAVGGQAKRNQHSAYLVIGIKEEYRGQGVGSELFVELEKWAMTQSLHRLELNVVTRNEGGLALYRKAGFEVEGLKRHSLLIDDEFVDEYYMSKLL is encoded by the coding sequence ATGAAAATTAGACAAATTAGCCCAGATGATGCCGAAGCATTTGTGAAGCTAATAAAAGGTGTGGAGAGCGATTCCCCATTTATGCTCTTTGAAGACGGCGAGAGAAAGACGACAATAGCTGAGCAGCGTGAGCGGATTGAAAAAATGGAGAGTGATCGTCATTCTCGTATATTCGTAGCTGAGAATGCTGGTGAATTGATCGGCTATCTAATTGCGGTGGGCGGACAGGCGAAGCGCAATCAACATAGCGCCTATCTAGTGATAGGAATTAAAGAAGAGTATCGAGGACAGGGAGTGGGATCCGAGTTATTTGTTGAATTAGAGAAGTGGGCAATGACTCAAAGCCTACACCGCCTCGAATTAAATGTGGTCACACGAAATGAAGGTGGATTAGCTCTTTACAGGAAAGCAGGTTTTGAAGTGGAGGGCTTGAAACGTCACTCACTGTTAATAGATGATGAATTTGTTGATGAATACTATATGTCGAAGCTGCTATAG